One region of Gossypium raimondii isolate GPD5lz chromosome 6, ASM2569854v1, whole genome shotgun sequence genomic DNA includes:
- the LOC105774744 gene encoding beta-glucosidase 46 isoform X1 has protein sequence MEFSLFVLEMCFTITALLCYPVCLQGNPNASPFPSNFLFGTASSSYQFEGAFLSDGKGLNNWDVFTHKPGNIMDGSNGDTTVDHYHLYQEDLDLMQDIGVNSYRFSISWARILPKGRFGSVNKAGIHHYNKLINSLLLKGIQPFVSLTHYDIPQELENRYGAWLSSQVQEDFKYHADICFKYFGDRVKYWTTFNEPNVAVIRGYRSGIYPPSRCSSSFGNCSNGDSEKEPFIAAHNIILSHAAAVDVYRTKYQKQQGGSIGIVMNAIWYEPISNSLKDKQAAERAQAFYMNWFLDPIIMGKYPKEMQEILDSNLPSFSNHDQEKLNSTGLDFIGINHYTSFYTKDCMFSVCEQGPGNTKTEGFALRTATKNGVFIGESTALDWLFVHPQGMEKIITYVKERYNNIPMFITENGFCENDKSDSLTEETVNDVNRVEYISGYMVALGAALRKGADVRGYFLWSLLDNFEWTLGFTIRFGLHHVDFSTLKRTPRGSATWYKQFIANHTAEKILMPQHYPGNQLGQHFNTI, from the exons ATGGAGTTCTCACTCTTTGTGCTAGAGATGTGTTTCACAATTACAGCATTACTATGTTATCCAGTGTGTCTACAGGGGAATCCAAATGCATCCCCGTTCCCCAGTAATTTCCTGTTCGGAACAGCCTCTTCATCTTATCAG TTTGAAGGAGCATTCTTGAGTGATGGCAAAGGCCTAAACAATTGGGATGTTTTCACTCACAAGCCTG GCAATATTATGGATGGAAGCAATGGAGATACAACTGTTGACCATTACCATCTATATCAG GAAGATTTGGATTTGATGCAAGACATTGGGGTCAACAGCTATCGCTTCTCCATCTCATGGGCAAGAATCCTACCTA AGGGAAGATTTGGAAGTGTTAATAAAGCTGGCATCCATCATTATAACAAGCTCATAAACAGTCTTCTCCTTAAAG GGATCCAACCCTTTGTGTCATTGACTCATTACGACATTCCTCAAGAACTTGAAAATAGATATGGGGCATGGTTAAGTTCCCAAGTACA GGAAGACTTTAAGTATCATGCAGATATATGCTTCAAATATTTTGGAGACAGGGTGAAGTATTGGACTACCTTCAATGAACCTAATGTTGCTGTAATAAGGGGCTATAGATCAGGGATTTACCCACCTTCTCGTTGTTCAAGCTCATTTGGGAATTGCAGTAATGGGGATTCTGAAAAAGAGCCTTTCATTGCAGCCCACAACATCATCTTGTCACATGCAGCTGCTGTTGATGTTTACAGAACCAAATACCAG AAACAACAAGGAGGTAGCATTGGAATTGTCATGAATGCCATCTGGTATGAACCTATAAGCAATTCCTTAAAAGACAAACAAGCGGCTGAGAGAGCCCAAGCTTTCTACATGAATTG GTTCTTAGATCCAATCATAATGGGGAAATATCCTAAAGAAATGCAAGAAATCCTTGACTCCAATTTGCCTTCATTTTCAAATCATGACCAGGAGAAACTAAACAGTACTGGACTTGATTTTATTGGTATTAATCACTACACCTCTTTCTATACAAAAGACTGCATGTTTTCAGTGTGTGAACAAGGACCAGGAAATACCAAAACAGAAGGTTTTGCCTTAAGAACAGCTACTAAAAATGGGGTCTTCATAGGTGAATCA ACTGCACTTGATTGGCTATTTGTTCATCCTCAAGGAATGGAGAAGATAATAACATACGTAAAAGAGAGGTACAATAACATCCCAATGTTCATTACAGAAAATG GGTTTTGTGAGAATGACAAGTCGGATAGCCTTACAGAAGAGACAGTCAATGATGTGAACAGAGTGGAATACATAAGTGGCTACATGGTTGCCCTTGGAGCAGCTTTGAG GAAAGGAGCAGATGTACGAGGGTACTTTCTGTGGTCCTTGTTGGACAATTTTGAATGGACATTGGGATTTACAATTAGGTTTGGCCTTCACCATGTTGATTTCTCCACTCTCAAGAGAACACCAAGAGGATCAGCAACTTGGTACAAGCAGTTCATTGCCAACCATACTGCTGAGAAGATTTTAATGCCTCAACATTATCCAGGGAATCAACTGGGACAACATTTCAATACCatttga
- the LOC105774744 gene encoding beta-glucosidase 47 isoform X2, which produces MFSLTSLEDLDLMQDIGVNSYRFSISWARILPKGRFGSVNKAGIHHYNKLINSLLLKGIQPFVSLTHYDIPQELENRYGAWLSSQVQEDFKYHADICFKYFGDRVKYWTTFNEPNVAVIRGYRSGIYPPSRCSSSFGNCSNGDSEKEPFIAAHNIILSHAAAVDVYRTKYQKQQGGSIGIVMNAIWYEPISNSLKDKQAAERAQAFYMNWFLDPIIMGKYPKEMQEILDSNLPSFSNHDQEKLNSTGLDFIGINHYTSFYTKDCMFSVCEQGPGNTKTEGFALRTATKNGVFIGESTALDWLFVHPQGMEKIITYVKERYNNIPMFITENGFCENDKSDSLTEETVNDVNRVEYISGYMVALGAALRKGADVRGYFLWSLLDNFEWTLGFTIRFGLHHVDFSTLKRTPRGSATWYKQFIANHTAEKILMPQHYPGNQLGQHFNTI; this is translated from the exons ATGTTTTCACTCACAAGCCTG GAAGATTTGGATTTGATGCAAGACATTGGGGTCAACAGCTATCGCTTCTCCATCTCATGGGCAAGAATCCTACCTA AGGGAAGATTTGGAAGTGTTAATAAAGCTGGCATCCATCATTATAACAAGCTCATAAACAGTCTTCTCCTTAAAG GGATCCAACCCTTTGTGTCATTGACTCATTACGACATTCCTCAAGAACTTGAAAATAGATATGGGGCATGGTTAAGTTCCCAAGTACA GGAAGACTTTAAGTATCATGCAGATATATGCTTCAAATATTTTGGAGACAGGGTGAAGTATTGGACTACCTTCAATGAACCTAATGTTGCTGTAATAAGGGGCTATAGATCAGGGATTTACCCACCTTCTCGTTGTTCAAGCTCATTTGGGAATTGCAGTAATGGGGATTCTGAAAAAGAGCCTTTCATTGCAGCCCACAACATCATCTTGTCACATGCAGCTGCTGTTGATGTTTACAGAACCAAATACCAG AAACAACAAGGAGGTAGCATTGGAATTGTCATGAATGCCATCTGGTATGAACCTATAAGCAATTCCTTAAAAGACAAACAAGCGGCTGAGAGAGCCCAAGCTTTCTACATGAATTG GTTCTTAGATCCAATCATAATGGGGAAATATCCTAAAGAAATGCAAGAAATCCTTGACTCCAATTTGCCTTCATTTTCAAATCATGACCAGGAGAAACTAAACAGTACTGGACTTGATTTTATTGGTATTAATCACTACACCTCTTTCTATACAAAAGACTGCATGTTTTCAGTGTGTGAACAAGGACCAGGAAATACCAAAACAGAAGGTTTTGCCTTAAGAACAGCTACTAAAAATGGGGTCTTCATAGGTGAATCA ACTGCACTTGATTGGCTATTTGTTCATCCTCAAGGAATGGAGAAGATAATAACATACGTAAAAGAGAGGTACAATAACATCCCAATGTTCATTACAGAAAATG GGTTTTGTGAGAATGACAAGTCGGATAGCCTTACAGAAGAGACAGTCAATGATGTGAACAGAGTGGAATACATAAGTGGCTACATGGTTGCCCTTGGAGCAGCTTTGAG GAAAGGAGCAGATGTACGAGGGTACTTTCTGTGGTCCTTGTTGGACAATTTTGAATGGACATTGGGATTTACAATTAGGTTTGGCCTTCACCATGTTGATTTCTCCACTCTCAAGAGAACACCAAGAGGATCAGCAACTTGGTACAAGCAGTTCATTGCCAACCATACTGCTGAGAAGATTTTAATGCCTCAACATTATCCAGGGAATCAACTGGGACAACATTTCAATACCatttga